One stretch of Juglans microcarpa x Juglans regia isolate MS1-56 chromosome 3D, Jm3101_v1.0, whole genome shotgun sequence DNA includes these proteins:
- the LOC121255270 gene encoding LOW QUALITY PROTEIN: tRNA (carboxymethyluridine(34)-5-O)-methyltransferase-like (The sequence of the model RefSeq protein was modified relative to this genomic sequence to represent the inferred CDS: inserted 1 base in 1 codon): MYIVQFVYYCIESEIPQSVSVTENVGKPSLNEQSTPEIEKKYVHSVYDAIAPHFSSTRFAKWPKVATFLSSLASGSLVLDAGCGNDKYLGPDPDCFFKGCDISAPLIKICVDRGHEVLVADAVNLPFRNSFGDAAISVAVLHHLSTETRRRKAIEELVRVVKKGGLVLITVWAVEQEDRSLVAKWTPLTQKYAEEWIGLDSPHARSLSSIPLQSIPESEGNGSGEHVKHCKGTSMENMYEIINGSATFKHEENTKNQQEYFVPWHLPYHRAEVSGASALANGLAMKDDKKGAVVHNRYYHVFSEGELERLVYGMGNVIIVDRFXDKSNWCSILERIL, from the exons ATGTATATTGTCCAA TTTGTATACTATTGTATCGAATCCGAAATCCCCCAATCTGTATCAGTAACTGAGAATGTGGGGAAGCCATCCTTAAATGAACAATCCACccctgaaattgaaaagaagtACGTGCATAGTGTTTATGATGCTATTGCTCCACATTTCAGTTCCACCCGGTTTGCCAAGTGGCCAAAAGTTGCCACCTTTTTATCATCTTTGGCTTCAGGATCTCTTGTTCTGGATGCAGGATGTGGAAATGATAAGTACTTGGGTCCGGATCCTGATTGCTTTTTCAAAGGATGTGATATAAGTGCTCCCTTAATCAAAATCTGTGTGGATAGAGGGCATGAGGTTCTGGTTGCAGATGCTGTAAATCTTCCATTCAGAAATAGTTTTGGTGATGCAGCAATCTCTGTTGCTGTATTACATCATCTAAGTACAGAGACTAGGAGAAGAAAAGCCATTGAAGAATTAGTTAGAGTTGTCAAAAAGGGTGGCCTAGTTCTGATTACAGTATGGGCTGTAGAACAGGAGGATAGATCGTTGGTTGCAAAATGGACACCACTAACACAAAAGTATGCTGAAGAGTGGATAGGACTAGATAGTCCTCATGCTCGTAGCCTTTCATCCATACCATTACAAAGCATCCCAGAAAGTGAGGGGAATGGTTCAGGAGAGCATGTAAAACATTGCAAGGGGACTTCAATGGAGAATATGTATGAAATTATAAATGGATCAGCGACCTTTAAACATGAAGAGAATACCAAGAATCAACAGGAGTATTTTGTCCCTTGGCATTTACCTTATCATCGTGCTGAGGTAAGTGGTGCTTCTGCTCTTGCAAATGGTCTGGCTATGAAAGATGATAAGAAGGGTGCCGTTGTGCACAACAGATATTACCATGTTTTTAGTGAAGGCGAACTTGAAAG GCTAGTATACGGTATGGGCAATGTAATAATTGTTGATCGGT ATGACAAATCAAACTGGTGTAGCATTCTTGAAAGGATATTATGA
- the LOC121256710 gene encoding uncharacterized protein LOC121256710, protein MEKEDSTEKGVVNSPTAEKVEEELLVQEEDREEPLKERWDSPKFGHDSRQDESGDKMDEGMNFQAKAQEQKLDDDIGQVDSGNKMNESRDLGDKMNESRDLESKAQEDDKDQNMEGVFGEENEEEPVFDGTEGVVEKAVALTNFVKEKGAVAVSSVLRRLSGKKDEDGQDFPGDESKDVPNSSENSDVKEVPQKTTERSAWNPLSYIMTSHDADADNKAEQREEVSKGSTQPIAMKGRVILYTRLGCQDCKEARLFLYWKRLRYVEINIDIYPSRKLELEKISGSSAVPKVFFNEILIGGVSELKASNESGKLDEKIDYLINEAPSFEAPLPPLSGEDDLSSSGAIDELALLVQKMKESIIVKDRFYKMRRFTNCFIGSEAVDFLSEDQYLEREEAIEFGRKLASTFFFQHVLEENLFEDGNHLYRFLDDDPIVSSQCHNIPRGITDVKPKPILDIASRLRFLFYGILEAYTSEDGKHVDYRSIHGSEEFARYLRIVQELQRVEVQDMPREEKLAFFINLYNMMAIHAILVLGHPAGPLERRKLFGDFKYVVGGSTFSLSAIQNGILRGNQRPPFNLMKPFGAKDKRSKVALPYSEPLIHFALVCGTRSGPALRCYSPGNIDKELMDAARNFLRNGGIIVDMNAKVASASKILKWFNVDFGKNEVEVLKHASNYLEPADSEALLDLLANSQLKVIYQQYDWSLNC, encoded by the exons ATGGAAAAAGAAGACTCAACTGAGAAAGGTGTAGTGAATTCTCCAACTGCTGAAAAGGTGGAGGAAGAACTTCTTGTTCAGGAGGAAGATCGAGAGGAACCATTAAAGGAGAGATGGGATAGTCCTAAATTTGGCCACGATAGTCGGCAAGATGAATCGGGTGATAAGATGGATGAGGGTATGAATTTTCAGGCTAAAGCTCAAGAACAAAAGTTGGATGATGATATTGGCCAAGTTGACTCTGGTAACAAGATGAATGAGAGCAGGGATTTAGGTGACAAGATGAATGAGAGCAGGGATTTGGAGTCTAAAGCTCAAGAGGATGATAAGGACCAAAATATGGAGGGGGTTTTTGGTGAGGAGAACGAAGAGGAGCCTGTCTTTGATGGAACGGAGGGTGTAGTTGAGAAAGCAGTGGCACTCACAAACTTTGTTAAGGAGAAGGGTGCAGTCGCAGTTTCTAGCGTTCTCCGTCGCCTTTCTGGGaaaaaagatgaagatggaCAGGATTTTCCTGGTGATGAAAGTAAGGATGTACCTAATTCCTCTGAAAATAGTGATGTGAAAGAAGTCCCTCAGAAAACAACTGAGAGGTCTGCGTGGAATCCTTTGAGCTATATTATGACGTCACATGATGCCGATGCAGATAACAAAGCTGAGCAGAGGGAGGAAGTCAGCAAAGGATCAACACAACCTATAGCCATGAAAGGAAGAGTTATTCTGTACACAAGGTTAGGATGCCAGGATTGCAAAGAGGCTAGGTTATTTTTGTACTGGAAAAGGCTCAGATACGTTGAAATAAACATAGATATCTACCCCAGTAGAAAGCTGGAACTGGAGAAGATTTCTGGATCTTCTGCTGTTCCCAAGGtgttcttcaatgaaatccttATTGGAGGGGTGAGTGAGCTAAAGGCCTCGAATGAATCTGGAAAGCTTGATGAAAAGATTGATTATCTGATAAATGAAGCACCATCATTTGAAGCTCCTTTGCCACCTCTTTCTGGTGAAGATGACCTCTCAAGTAGTGGGGCTATTGATGAGCTGGCCCTACTTGtccaaaaaatgaaagaatctaTTATTGTTAAGGACCGATTTTATAAAATGCGAAGGTTCACTAACTGTTTCATAGGTTCAGAAGCTGTGGATTTCTTATCAGAGGATCAGTATTTGGAAAGGGAAGAG GCTATTGAATTTGGACGAAAGCTTGCTAGCACATTCTTTTTTCAACACGTTCTTGA AGAGAATCTATTTGAAGATGGTAACCACTTGTATCGCTTCTTGGATGATGATCCTATTGTGTCATCTCAATGTCATAACATCCCTCGGGGTATAACTGATGTGAAACCGAAGCCTATCCTGGACATTGCATCTAGGCTGAGATTTTTGTTCTATGGAATTCTTGAAGCCTACACGTCAGAAGATGGAAAGCATGTGGATTACAGAAGTATTCATGGAAGTGAAGAATTTGCAAG GTACTTGAGAATAGTTCAGGAGCTTCAAAGAGTGGAAGTCCAAGATATGCCAAGGGAAGAGAAGCTTGCTTTCTTTATAAATCTCTATAATATGATGGCCATCCATGCGATTTTGGTTTTGGGTCATCCAGCTGGGCCACTGGAACGGAGAAAGTTGTTTGGAGACTTTAAGTATGTTGTTGGTGGGTCCACCTTCTCACTATCAGCTATTCAAAATGGTATTTTAAGGGGCAACCAGCGACCACCATTCAATCTCATGAAGCCATTTGGTGCAAAAGATAAACGTTCCAAG GTAGCTCTTCCTTATTCGGAGCCTCTCATACACTTTGCACTGGTTTGTGGGACCCGGTCTGGGCCTGCATTACGATGCTATTCTCCAGGGAATATTGATAAAGAGTTAATGGATGCAGCCcgtaattttttaagaaatggaGGAATCATTGTTGATATGAATGCCAAGGTTGCATCAGCCAGTAAGATCCTTAAATG GTTTAATGTAGATTTTGGCAAGAATGAGGTAGAGGTACTAAAGCATGCATCAAACTACTTAGAGCCTGCTGACTCAGAAGCATTACTGGATTTGCTTGCCAACTCTCAGTTGAAGGTGATATATCAGCAATATGACTGGAGCTTGAACTGCTAG